TCCGCACGCCACGGCCTGGGCGAACGAGAACAGCAGCGTGAGATTGGTGTGGATGCCGCGCTCTTCCAGCTGCTTGGCGGCCTGAATGCCTTCCCAGGTCGACGCGATCTTGATCAGCACGCGGTCGATGTGCACGCCCTCTGCTTGGTACAGCTCGACGATGCGCTCGGCGCGCGCCACGGTGGCTTCGGTGTCGAACGACAGGCGCGCATCGACTTCGGTGGACACGCGGCCCGGAATGATCGACAGGATCTCGCAGCCAAAGCGCACGATCAGGCGGTCCATCAGTTCGTCGATGTCGCGGCCCTTGAAGCGCGTCACGCATTCCTGCAGCAGCGGCGCATATTCAGGCTTCTGCACGGCCTTGAGGATCAGCGACGGATTGGTCGTCGCGTCCTGCGGCTGAAAAGCGCTGAGCTGGTGAAAGTCCCCGGTGTCCGCGACAACGGTCGTGAATTGTTTGAGTGCGTCGAGTTGATTCGTCATGAAAATTCTCCTCATCCAAGGGTCTCGGAACATCCTCTGTCGGTCCGCCGATGAGGTTTGGCAACCCAAGAGTGTATTCGCAGCAATGGAATTGGTTTTACCCGTATTGTCCGCCGATGAAACTCGGTAACATCGGAACTCAGTCCTCAAGTTACCACTTCACAAAGTTTTTTGCGCCATGAGTTTCGATCTGGTTTTGTTTGGCGGCACCGGCGACCTGGCCTGGCGCAAGCTGCTGCCCGCCCTTTTTCAGGCTTGGCGACACGGCTCGCTGCCTGCTGGCGGGCGCATTCTGGGCGTCGCACGCGATGATCTGAGCGACGAGGCCTACCGCGCGCTGATCGCCAGCCGCCTCGATGCGGTCGAGTCCGACAAACGCCCCAAGAGCGAAGAATTCGAGCAATTCGCGCAGTTGCTCCAGTACCTGCGCATGGATCTGTCCCAGCCCGCCGACTACGAACGCCTTGCGCAAACCCTGCGTGCACGCGGCGCGGACACGGTGGTGCTGTATCTGGCGACCGCCCCCAACCTGTTCACCACCACCTGCGAACAACTGGGTGCGGCGGGCCTGAACACACCCCACACCCGCGTCGTGCTGGAAAAGCCGCTGGGCCACGATCTGGCGTCCAACCGTTCGATCAACGCCGCCGTGCGCAAGGTGTTCGACGAAAAGCAGATCTTCCGCATCGACCACTACCTCGGCAAACCGTCCGTGCAGAACCTGCTGGCCATGCGCTTCGGCAATGCGCTGTTCGAGCCCCTGTGGCGCCGCGAAACCGTGGCCAGCGTGGAGATCACCATGGCCGAGAAGATCGGCGTGGAAAAGCGCGGCTCGTTCTACGAAGGCACGGGCGCGCTGCGCGACATGGTGCAGAACCACGCGCTGCAACTGCTGTGCGCGATCGCCATGGAGCCGCCGATCAACGCGCATGCCGATGCGATCCGCGACGAAAAACTCAAGGTGCTGCGCTCGCTCGCGCCCTGGAGCCCGGCCACGTTGTCGCGCGATGTGGTGCGCGGCCAGTACACCGCAGGCAGCCTGAGCGGCGACCGCGTGCCCGGTTATCTGAACGAGCCCGGCGTCGCGCCCGACAGCCGCACCGAAACCTTCGTCGCGCTGCGCACCGAAATCTCCAACTGGCGCTGGGCAGGCGTGCCGTTCTACATCCGCACCGGCAAGCGCCTGGCCGCGCATGAGGCGCACATCGTGCTCAATTTCCGGCCCGCGCCGCACCCGATCTACCGCACGCCGCTCGGCATGGCGAACCGTCTGGTGATCCATCTGCAGCCGCGTGATGGCCTTGCGCTGCATCTGTTCTCGGCGGGCAACGACAAGCGCGGAGCACGTGTCGATGCGCAGTCGCTCGCGCCCGTGCAGCTCGATCTGGACTTCGACAAACGCTTCGGCAGCGAGCGCGTGGGCGCGTATGAACGCCTGCTGCTCGACGTGATCGCCGGTCGCCTGAATCTCTTCGTGCGCGCCGACGAACAAGAGGCTGCATGGCGTTGGGTAGAACCCATCATGCAGTCCTGGAAAGACTCCGACGAAAGCCCGCGGCCCTATGCCGCAGGCACCTGGGGGCCCAGCGCAGCAAGCGCGCTGGTCGCCCGTGATGGCAATACCTGGATGGAAGAATGCTAGACCGAATCACCGCATCGCTTCCCTCGCTCGCGCCCGCAGAACAACGCGTGGCGCAGCTCGTACTCGATGATCCCCGCGCCTTTTCTCATCTGCCGGTGCGCGAACTCGCGGCACGCGCCAACGTCAGCAAACCCACCGTCGTGCGCTTTTGCCGCAGCATGGGTTATGACGGCCTGGCCGATTTCAAACTCAAGCTCGCAGGCAGTGTGAGCGAAGGCGTGCCCTTCATCCACCGCAGCGTGGACGCCGACGACAAGACCGGCGACGTGCTCGTCAAGGTGGTGGACAACGCCGTCGCCGCCTTTCTGCAATACCGCAATGCCGCCAGCACCGCCGCGCTGGAACGCGCCGCCAAAGCCATCGCATCGACCTGGCAGACCGGCAAGCGCATCGAGTTCTACGGCGCAGGCAACTCCGGCATCGTCGCGCAGGACGGGCAGCACAAGTTCTTTCGCCTCGGCATCACCAGCATCAGCACCAGCGACGGCCACATGCAAGTGATGAGCGCCACCATGCTCGGCAAGGGCGACTGCGCGGTCATCATCAGCAACTCGGGCCGCACGCGCGACCTGATGGACGCCGCCGACATCGCGCGCAAGAACGGCGCGACAACAATCGCCATCACCGCCAGCGGATCACCGCTTGCCCACACCTGCGAGATCCACCTCGCCGCCGACCACCCCGAAGGCTACGACCGCTACAGCCCCATGGTCTCGCGCCTGCTGCACCTGCTGATCATCGACGTGCTCGCCACCGCCGTGGCACTGCAGATCGGCGAGCCGCTGCAACCGGTGCTGCAGCAGATGAAGAACAATCTGCGGGCCAAGCGGTACACGTGATTGGATGCGGGTGATGTGAGTGATGTGATGCGCGCTCAGACGCGCATCATCATTTGCGTGGCGAATGGACTCACGGTCAAAGCGTTCGGATCAGCCTTCGCCGATGACGTCTCGATCACATCCGGCGCGAACTCGGCGATACGCTTCTTCCAATATTCAGCCGCATTCACGAACGACTCCACCATCGCAAGAAACTTGGGCGACGCCGCATTCTCCAGTTCCAGCGTGCGCGTCAGCAACACTTGATTGAACGCCGGATCCCACGCCAGCACACCTCCCTGCGTCGCATGTCCGAAGAGATTCGCGCTCAGCAAATCACGATAGAACTGCTCACGCCCCTCGACAGGTGGACTGCCCAACACGCTGTACATCTGCAGCAACTCATCATCCGCGACATGCTCGAAATCCACCGCCAGATGCTCGCCCACCAAGAGGCGGGCGCAACGCTGGCTGTTGAATTGCAAGGCGTCGCCCACGCCGATGTTCTGTCCCAGATCGCGCATCAACTGGTCTGCACTGGTACTCATTTGATCTCCTTGTTTTTGAATGACATTCGCGGGTCGTGCCGCAATCAAAGCGGCTGCAAACTGACTTGCGCAGTCACCGCAGGCGTGCCAACAATCACATCGCCATTGGCATTCATGTGAAAGTGAGCAGTCATGCGGACGAAGCTGGTCTCGGGATTCAAACTCACAGTGCGTGCATGAACGGGTGCGTGCATGCCCATATAAGCTTCCGTCTCAAAGACTTCGCCCACTCCAGAGCGCAGCGCAGTGACAGAAATCAGAAACCCTCCATTTCCATCGGGCTCGGCATGCAAATGGTTCGCCTCGCTGAATTTCGACAACGCGACAATGCGACCGTCAGGCAGCAGATAAGGAGATTGATCTGACAGGCAGAGCTTCTCCATCCCGGCGAACAGCCCCTGATGAAAGATGCGTGCGAGGTTTTTCGCCTTGGTCGCATCGCCCTGCGTCAACTGCAACAGATTCTGATCAGCATCGCTGTGCACCGCGCTTTTTTCGCGCCGATTGGCGGAATAGGTCGCGAAATCGAATGGTTCGGCATGTGCGCTCAGATCATGAGTTTGCACCCCATCACTCCAAGAGTACTGTGCACGATTGACATCGTCGGCAAAGGAGGCTGTGATGTGCGAAAAACCTGGCTTGACCGGCTTACGCGATTGTTCAGCCACAAACTCGTCGAGCTCCTTTTCCAACTTGGCCACATTGTTTGCGCCCACGTCCTGTACCGGGATCTGCAACGGAAAGCCGTCAGAGCCCTCGATCACGCCGTATGCCAGCGCAATCGTCGACACCGCTGAAGGAAATACTTTCGGCTGCCCCGTTCCGATCTGAACACCATCCCGATTCACCTTGTCTTGCGCACACTTCTTCAGCATCCGCAGTTCGATGGAGTTGTCGAAAATGACCTTGCCCGCGCCCGGTACAAACATTTCCTCGTCCACCATCATTCGGTTGCCGAACGACGCCAAGTCGTTGACCAGATCGCTGAACTGCGGGGTTTGGGCGAGACGGGCCATCGCCTTGAAGTCCTCGGGAGGCATCAACTCCAGCACGGAGGACATGAGCTGCTCGCGCAACTCCATCAATGCGTCACCACCATCGAGCAACACTTCCGCTTCATTGATCGCGGCATGGGTCAGTTGCGCCAGCTCGCGCAAGCCAGTAGCCATGTCACCACGCGCCAAGGCGTTCATGACTGGCATGGCATTCAGGGCGAACTTCCCCAACGTCGCTTCGCGCAGAGCGTCTGCCAACGGCCCCTTCAGTTTTTCGATGCCCAGCTCCTTCATGGTGGCCAACAGATCGACCAGTTCATGCCTCGACAACTGGGCCACTTCCGCGCGGGTCAGCGTCTGCATGGACGCCGCGAATTGCTTGATCTGCTGATCGATTTGAGGCTGTTTCGTCATGTGCAGATGATTGACGTCCGCATGATGGCGCGCTTCTTTCAAGCTCTGCATCGCCTGCTTCAGATCGCTTGCAACGGAAGACAGCTGCCTTGGCGATCCACCGGCCGTCGCCACTTGATGGACCACCGCAGTTTCCAACTGATCGGCGCGCGTGGTCACCGCCCCCATAAGCAGATTGCGGCTGGCTCCAGGGTCTTCGCCTGCAATGCGCTCTTCCGTCATCAGCAACGTTCGCATGTCCTCACTGGATACGCCTTGCAGGATGAAGCTCGTCAACGCCGCAGCCGTTTTTTGCTGCTGAAGCGTTGGAGCCTCCGGATCCACATGCATGTCGATGGCCTGCAACAACACGGTGTTGACCATCTTCTCGAACTGCGCAGGCGGTAGCTTGCCGTAACCGGTGCTCGCCAGAGCGTCGCTTGCCAATTCGCGCAGCATCGAAAACGTTTTCGTGCAATCTGCGCTGTTGAGCACCTGCTGCGTCACCAACGCCATCGCGTAGTCAAGCGACGGTTGCAGATCCGCATACACTTTGTCCATCACATCGCGCTCGCGATCAATTGCATGCTGGTCAACTTCCGCCTTGAGCGCATGCAGTGTGGGGCTCTGCGCAAAGCTGGCGGGTGGCAACTGATCCAATGCGGAGCGCATTTCCTGAAGTTCGGCACCGTCCAACACCGACAATTTTGCGACCACCACCGCCGACAACAAATCCTTGAATGGCATGCCGTTGCGGGTGGCTGGCTGGGCAGCACCCTCCATTTGGTTTGCCAACTTGACCAACTCCGTCGACGCTGCCTTGCCCGACCCAAGCGCAGTGAACATCTTGTCGACCTGCTTGTCGAGCGCCACCTGCCCCTCACGCACCTTGCGATCAGCACGCGCCAATGCTGCATTGGGCGACGCTCCAAACAGACGCGAGAAGAGGGGCGGTGGCGCAGACCCATTGCCGCCGCCCCCGCCAACCTGAGGCTGGGCAGGCACATTGGCTCTGGGCGCGGCTGGCTGTCCAACCTGCACCTGATGGCCTGCCAACTGACCTGCAGGCGCATTTGCACCAGCATCTACATTTGGCTGCGCAGCCCCCACTCCCCCGTTCGGGATACTTTGAATTGGCATGTCCGTGATCTCCTCAGTTCAATGAATGCCAGTTGTCCAAGGAACTGACAGTTCTTCGACTGAGTAACACCACGAGCGTGTTGGTTCCCTGCATTTCGCAACGCATCTGGGGAACAAGGTTCATCGTCTCGGACCGGACGACCGCAGGTCGTGGCGCTCCGGTTCAGCACGGGCGTCTGGTGGCCCGACACCATTGAACTCGAAGCGCGGATCGGCGATGTGCGATCAGCGGCGATATCGGGACTGGAAAGCGTGAATGCGGAAGCGGCCATCCTGGGTCTTTCCTGACTCGGACAGGAAAGACACAGCATGCAATGATCACCCTCTGCGCCGATCAGACTGCAGCAATCTCCACACACCTGATCCGACCCTCTTCGATCGCATGACACGCCACCTTGGTGCCGCCATCGTCGATCAGTTGCGGGCGCTCGGCGCGGCAGCGATCATTCGCGTGCGGGCAGCGCGGATTGAACGCACAACCCGTTGGAGGATTCAGCGGATTGGGCACTTCGCCGCGCACCGGCGTGCGCGCACGGCCCGTGTCGTGCATCTTCGGAATCGCATCGAGCAGCATGCGCGTGTAGGGATGGCGCGGCTTGGAAAACAGCTCCTGCTTGTCCGCGATCTCAACCAGACGACCGAGATACATCACGCCCACCTGATCGCTCACATGCCGCACCACCGCGAGGTTGTGGCTGATGAAGAGATAGGTGAGATGCCGCTGGCGCTGCAGGTCCTTCATGATGTTGAGGACCTGCGCCTGCACCGACACATCGAGCGCCGACGTGGGTTCATCGCAGACCAGAAATTCCGGCTCCGTCGCCAGCGCACGCGCAATCGAGATGCGTTGGCGCTGACCACCCGAGAACTGGTGCGGGTACTTCACCATGTCGGCCGGTGCCAGCCCCACCGATTGCAGCAGCTCGCCCACACGCTGCGTGAGCGCGTCCTTGTCGCTGATGAGGCCATGCTCGATCAGCGGTTCGGCCACGATGTCGCGCACCAGCCATCGCGGGTTCAGACTCGCATACGGGTCCTGGAAAATCATCTGGATGCGGCGGCGCATGCTGCGCATGTCGCTTCCGGAAAATGCCGCGTGCGCGTCCTTGCCGTCGAACGTGAAGCTGCCGCGCGTTGGTTCATACAAGCCCACCAACAGACGCGCCACGGTGCTCTTGCCGCATCCCGACTCACCCACCAGCGCAAGCGTCTTTCCCTTTTGAATCTCGAAACTCACGCCATCCACCGCATGCAGCAAGGCACGGGGTTTGCGCTCCAGCACACGGTTGAGCCACGGTGGAGAAACGTCGAAGGTCTTGGCCAGATCCTGCGCACGCACCAGCGGTTGGGTCACCGAAGCGTTGTTGCTGTTGCCTGTGCTCATGCTGCTGCTCCCGTCTCGGCAGTTTGACTTTGTCGCAACCAGCAGGCGGCCTGCGTTGCGCCTGCAGACATCAAATCAGGTCGCTCCTGTCGGCATCGATCGAACACTTGCGTGCAGCGCGGATTGAACGCGCAGCCCTTGGGAATGGCGTTCAAACGCGGCATCGCGCCATCGATCTGGTTGAGCCGTTCGCGGTCGTCGTCCATGTCGGGAATCGACGCCATGAGCCCTGCCGTGTAGGGATGCGCCGGGTGGTTGATCACCTCGTGCACCGGGCCGATCTCGGCCACGCGTCCCGCATACATCACCGCCACGCGGTCGCAGGTTTCGGCGATCACACCCATGTCGTGCGTGATCAGCATGACCGCCGCGCCGCGCGATTGACAGATGTTCTTGAGCAGCGTGATGATCTGCGCCTGGATCGACACATCGAGCGCCGTGGTCGGCTCGTCGGCAACGATCAGTTCGGGCTCCGCAGCCAGCGCCAACGCGATCACGACGCGCTGTCGCATGCCGCCCGAGAACTGGTGCGGATAGTGGTCAATGCGCTGCTCCGCTGCCGGAATGCCGGTGTCCTTGAGCAACGAAATCGCGCGTTC
This genomic stretch from Diaphorobacter sp. HDW4B harbors:
- the tal gene encoding transaldolase, encoding MTNQLDALKQFTTVVADTGDFHQLSAFQPQDATTNPSLILKAVQKPEYAPLLQECVTRFKGRDIDELMDRLIVRFGCEILSIIPGRVSTEVDARLSFDTEATVARAERIVELYQAEGVHIDRVLIKIASTWEGIQAAKQLEERGIHTNLTLLFSFAQAVACGQAKVQLISPFVGRIYDWYKKQAGANWNEAEMAGANDPGVQSVRAIYNHYKHFGIKTEVMGASFRNVGQIIALAGSDLLTIAPDLLAKLAESNEPITRALDPEAARKLDLPAVSYNESGFRYALNADAMATEKLAEGIRAFAADAAKLEQMMLAAA
- the zwf gene encoding glucose-6-phosphate dehydrogenase; translation: MSFDLVLFGGTGDLAWRKLLPALFQAWRHGSLPAGGRILGVARDDLSDEAYRALIASRLDAVESDKRPKSEEFEQFAQLLQYLRMDLSQPADYERLAQTLRARGADTVVLYLATAPNLFTTTCEQLGAAGLNTPHTRVVLEKPLGHDLASNRSINAAVRKVFDEKQIFRIDHYLGKPSVQNLLAMRFGNALFEPLWRRETVASVEITMAEKIGVEKRGSFYEGTGALRDMVQNHALQLLCAIAMEPPINAHADAIRDEKLKVLRSLAPWSPATLSRDVVRGQYTAGSLSGDRVPGYLNEPGVAPDSRTETFVALRTEISNWRWAGVPFYIRTGKRLAAHEAHIVLNFRPAPHPIYRTPLGMANRLVIHLQPRDGLALHLFSAGNDKRGARVDAQSLAPVQLDLDFDKRFGSERVGAYERLLLDVIAGRLNLFVRADEQEAAWRWVEPIMQSWKDSDESPRPYAAGTWGPSAASALVARDGNTWMEEC
- a CDS encoding MurR/RpiR family transcriptional regulator encodes the protein MLDRITASLPSLAPAEQRVAQLVLDDPRAFSHLPVRELAARANVSKPTVVRFCRSMGYDGLADFKLKLAGSVSEGVPFIHRSVDADDKTGDVLVKVVDNAVAAFLQYRNAASTAALERAAKAIASTWQTGKRIEFYGAGNSGIVAQDGQHKFFRLGITSISTSDGHMQVMSATMLGKGDCAVIISNSGRTRDLMDAADIARKNGATTIAITASGSPLAHTCEIHLAADHPEGYDRYSPMVSRLLHLLIIDVLATAVALQIGEPLQPVLQQMKNNLRAKRYT
- a CDS encoding type III secretion system chaperone; its protein translation is MSTSADQLMRDLGQNIGVGDALQFNSQRCARLLVGEHLAVDFEHVADDELLQMYSVLGSPPVEGREQFYRDLLSANLFGHATQGGVLAWDPAFNQVLLTRTLELENAASPKFLAMVESFVNAAEYWKKRIAEFAPDVIETSSAKADPNALTVSPFATQMMMRV
- a CDS encoding ABC transporter ATP-binding protein — translated: MSTGNSNNASVTQPLVRAQDLAKTFDVSPPWLNRVLERKPRALLHAVDGVSFEIQKGKTLALVGESGCGKSTVARLLVGLYEPTRGSFTFDGKDAHAAFSGSDMRSMRRRIQMIFQDPYASLNPRWLVRDIVAEPLIEHGLISDKDALTQRVGELLQSVGLAPADMVKYPHQFSGGQRQRISIARALATEPEFLVCDEPTSALDVSVQAQVLNIMKDLQRQRHLTYLFISHNLAVVRHVSDQVGVMYLGRLVEIADKQELFSKPRHPYTRMLLDAIPKMHDTGRARTPVRGEVPNPLNPPTGCAFNPRCPHANDRCRAERPQLIDDGGTKVACHAIEEGRIRCVEIAAV
- a CDS encoding ABC transporter ATP-binding protein, with translation MSLLEVKNLVVEFPNRKGTLRALDNVSFSIAPGEILGVVGESGAGKSLTGASIIGLLEPPGHIASGQILLNGQRIDNLPHEQMRHIRGRRIGAIFQDPLTSLNPLYTVGRQLIETITTHLPLNAAQARERAISLLKDTGIPAAEQRIDHYPHQFSGGMRQRVVIALALAAEPELIVADEPTTALDVSIQAQIITLLKNICQSRGAAVMLITHDMGVIAETCDRVAVMYAGRVAEIGPVHEVINHPAHPYTAGLMASIPDMDDDRERLNQIDGAMPRLNAIPKGCAFNPRCTQVFDRCRQERPDLMSAGATQAACWLRQSQTAETGAAA